Proteins found in one Micromonospora sp. WMMD1082 genomic segment:
- the pulA gene encoding pullulanase-type alpha-1,6-glucosidase produces the protein MKPPPTVRKAVLALVFLLTLTLAGTPVATNPAAAAGAAPGTASPGAGAAGATGAVTWNTEPSAAALLAAGGSRTRAEQFYFVLPDRFANGDPRNDRGGLTGDRLRTGYDPTDKGFYQGGDLNGLIDRLDYIEGLGTTAIWLAPVFTNRPVQGTGDDVSAGYHGYWITDFTQVDPHFGSAAELKKLVQLAHRRGIKVYLDVIVNHTADVIRYVEDRYDYVDKGTAPYRDARGRPFEDRNYADGSRAFPAVGTDSFPYTPTFETPADAKVKVPAWLNDPTMYHNRGDSTFVGENSEYGDFFGLDDLWTERPEVVRGMTKIYADWVRATGVDGFRLDTVKHVNMDFWPQFSQGVNQAAARAGKKDFFMFGEVYSADPEIASSYVRQGGLPATLDFGFQEAARSFTANDGAATALAEVYARDDLYAARDTHAGRLTTFLGNHDMGRIGAFIANGPTDPATHLRRDQLAHELMFLTRGQPVIYSGDEQGFTGAGGDKDARQPMFASRTPDYLDDDLLGTDRTHAVDQFDRAHPLYRSIAELGRLRQAHPALRDGVQVTRYAADGPGVFAFSRFDPDNRTEYVVAVNNATSAQTVTVDTWSGGATFTGIHGATGRTAAAGDGTLTLTVPPLSAVVHRAGTPVALPTATPGLTLTGLDEPVATRAEVTARVTGDPLATVTVAARVGGGTWTLLGSAHRAPYTVHHDLAGLPAGTRVEYKAAVRDGRGRTATTRATATVGTPDQSGSSRDWLVVHHQRPDGDDTDWVLYAWGDIDPAYATEWPAGQPFAGADDYGRFAWVKLKPGATSVGFLVVDADGNKDVDNDRIVDVTQTGEVWVKQGDPATYQTREEATGAPAPPVEEGTAVIHYHRPDGNYDGWGLHLWDGAASPTDWANPMPPTRIDSFGAEFRVPLAEGATGLSYIIHSGDDKDLPQDQRLDFADAGREVWLVAATPGRLLPATATGTGTDTDISRQRAHWIDRSTVAWRTGPTDGRAYALVTAAAGGVSVVDGELVGAYRELPLAAQRNGLTEAQRAAFPHLWDHRAFTLDRRDLAEVPAALRGQLLVTERAADGTLLGATGVQIPGVLDDVYAPATSARLGATFTGGVPTLAVWAPTARTVSLELFDSPTATPRTVAMRRDDRTGVWSVRGARDWTGAYYRYRVQAWQPAAQRLVTASVTDPYSVALAADSTHSQIVDLTDERLAPAGWARLRKPAAVPPAKVQISELSVRDFSIADRTVPADRRGTFLAFTHPGTAGMRHLTAIADAGVTHLHLLPAFDFATIPERRADQRQPDCDLAALPPDSERQQECVAAVRDTDGYNWGYDPLHYTVPEGGYAVDPEGARRTTEFRQMVAGVNAAGLRVVMDVVYNHTSAAGTDPKSVLDQIVPGYYHRLLDDGTVATSTCCANTAPEHAMMGKLVVDSLVTWAKAYKVDGFRFDLMGHHPKANILAVRAALDRLTVARDGVDGRAILLYGEGWNFGEVADDARFVQATQANMAGTGIGTFNDRLRDAVRGGGPFDDNPRRQGFASGLFTDPNGDPVNGPAAEQRARLLHQHDLVKVGLAGNLRGYRFTDSAGRAVTGAQVDYNGSPAGYTDAPGESVTYVDAHDNEILYDALAYKLPQATSATDRARMQVLALGTVVMSQGAGFVTTGTERLRSKSLDRNSYNSGDWFNQIRWDCTQGNGFGIGLPAAEDNRDKWPYAKPLLADPSLVPDCAAVALTDTRYAELLRIRASSPVFGLPTAQEVQRRVAFPLSGRDETPGVLTMTLDARGLGGAWRSVTVVFNATPTAATQRVTGLRGADVTLHPVLRGSADPVLRTASFEKSSGTFTVPARSVAVFVQR, from the coding sequence ATGAAACCCCCGCCGACAGTGCGCAAGGCCGTGCTCGCCCTCGTCTTCCTACTCACCCTCACCCTGGCCGGCACGCCGGTCGCGACGAACCCCGCCGCCGCGGCCGGCGCGGCGCCCGGCACTGCCTCGCCCGGCGCCGGTGCGGCCGGCGCCACCGGCGCGGTCACCTGGAACACCGAACCCTCCGCCGCGGCCCTGCTCGCCGCGGGCGGCAGCCGGACGAGGGCCGAGCAGTTCTACTTCGTCCTGCCGGACCGGTTCGCCAACGGCGACCCGCGCAACGACCGGGGCGGCCTGACCGGAGACCGGCTGCGCACCGGGTACGACCCCACGGACAAGGGGTTCTACCAGGGCGGTGATCTCAACGGGCTGATCGACCGGCTCGACTACATCGAAGGGCTGGGCACCACCGCCATCTGGCTCGCCCCGGTGTTCACCAACCGCCCCGTGCAGGGCACGGGCGACGACGTCTCGGCCGGCTACCACGGCTACTGGATCACCGACTTCACCCAGGTCGACCCGCACTTCGGCAGCGCGGCCGAGCTGAAGAAGCTGGTCCAGCTCGCGCACCGGCGCGGCATCAAGGTCTACCTCGACGTCATCGTCAACCACACCGCCGACGTGATCCGCTACGTCGAGGACCGCTACGACTATGTCGACAAGGGCACCGCGCCCTACCGCGACGCGCGGGGCCGGCCGTTCGAGGACCGCAACTACGCCGACGGCAGCCGGGCCTTCCCCGCGGTGGGCACGGACTCCTTCCCGTACACCCCGACCTTCGAGACCCCGGCCGACGCGAAGGTCAAGGTCCCGGCGTGGCTGAACGACCCGACCATGTACCACAACCGCGGTGACTCGACCTTCGTGGGGGAGAACAGCGAGTACGGCGACTTCTTCGGCCTCGACGACCTGTGGACCGAGCGTCCCGAGGTGGTCCGCGGCATGACGAAGATCTACGCGGACTGGGTGCGGGCCACCGGTGTCGACGGTTTCCGGCTGGACACGGTCAAGCACGTCAACATGGACTTCTGGCCGCAGTTCAGCCAGGGCGTCAACCAGGCGGCGGCCCGCGCCGGCAAGAAGGACTTCTTCATGTTCGGCGAGGTGTACAGCGCCGACCCGGAGATCGCCTCCAGCTACGTCCGCCAGGGCGGGCTGCCGGCCACCCTGGACTTCGGCTTCCAGGAGGCGGCGCGGAGCTTCACCGCCAACGACGGGGCCGCGACGGCGCTGGCCGAGGTGTACGCCCGCGACGACCTGTACGCCGCCCGGGACACCCACGCGGGCCGGCTGACCACCTTCCTCGGCAACCACGACATGGGCCGGATCGGGGCGTTCATCGCGAACGGCCCCACCGACCCGGCCACCCACCTGCGCCGCGACCAGCTCGCCCACGAGCTGATGTTCCTCACCCGGGGGCAGCCGGTGATCTACTCCGGCGACGAGCAGGGCTTCACCGGTGCCGGCGGGGACAAGGACGCCCGGCAACCGATGTTCGCCTCGCGGACGCCGGACTACCTCGACGACGACCTGCTCGGCACCGACCGTACCCACGCGGTCGACCAGTTCGACCGCGCGCACCCGCTCTACCGGAGCATCGCCGAGCTGGGCCGGCTGCGCCAGGCGCACCCGGCCCTGCGCGACGGCGTGCAGGTCACCCGGTACGCGGCCGACGGCCCTGGCGTCTTCGCCTTCTCCCGGTTCGACCCGGACAACCGCACCGAGTACGTGGTGGCGGTCAACAACGCCACGAGCGCGCAGACTGTCACGGTGGACACCTGGTCGGGCGGCGCCACCTTCACCGGCATCCACGGCGCCACCGGCCGGACGGCTGCCGCCGGTGACGGCACCCTGACCCTGACCGTGCCGCCGCTGTCGGCAGTGGTGCACCGGGCCGGCACGCCGGTCGCGCTGCCCACCGCCACGCCGGGTCTCACCCTCACCGGCCTGGACGAGCCGGTGGCCACCCGGGCCGAGGTGACCGCCCGGGTCACCGGTGATCCGCTGGCCACCGTCACGGTCGCCGCCCGGGTCGGCGGCGGGACGTGGACCCTGCTCGGCTCGGCCCACCGCGCGCCGTACACCGTGCATCACGACCTGGCCGGCCTGCCCGCCGGCACGAGGGTCGAGTACAAGGCGGCGGTGCGCGACGGCCGGGGGCGCACCGCGACCACCCGCGCCACCGCCACGGTGGGCACCCCCGACCAGTCCGGCTCGTCCCGGGACTGGCTGGTGGTGCACCACCAGCGTCCCGACGGCGACGACACCGACTGGGTGCTGTACGCCTGGGGCGACATCGACCCGGCGTACGCCACCGAGTGGCCGGCGGGCCAGCCGTTCGCCGGTGCCGACGACTACGGGCGGTTCGCCTGGGTGAAGCTCAAGCCGGGCGCGACGTCGGTCGGGTTCCTGGTGGTCGACGCCGACGGCAACAAGGACGTCGACAACGACCGGATCGTCGACGTGACGCAGACCGGTGAGGTCTGGGTCAAACAGGGCGACCCGGCGACCTACCAGACCCGGGAGGAGGCCACCGGCGCCCCCGCGCCCCCGGTAGAGGAGGGTACGGCGGTGATCCACTACCACCGGCCGGACGGGAACTACGACGGCTGGGGCCTGCACCTGTGGGACGGCGCGGCCAGCCCCACCGACTGGGCGAACCCGATGCCGCCGACCCGGATCGACTCCTTCGGCGCCGAGTTCCGGGTGCCGCTGGCCGAGGGGGCGACGGGGCTCAGCTACATCATCCACTCCGGTGACGACAAGGATCTGCCGCAGGACCAACGGCTCGACTTCGCCGACGCCGGCCGGGAGGTGTGGTTGGTCGCCGCGACACCGGGCCGGCTGCTGCCCGCGACGGCCACCGGCACCGGTACGGACACCGACATCAGCCGGCAGCGGGCGCACTGGATCGACCGGTCCACCGTCGCCTGGCGCACCGGCCCCACCGACGGCCGGGCGTACGCGCTGGTGACCGCCGCTGCCGGCGGGGTGAGCGTGGTCGACGGGGAGCTGGTCGGGGCGTACCGCGAACTGCCGTTGGCGGCGCAGCGCAACGGGCTCACCGAGGCCCAGCGCGCGGCGTTCCCGCACCTGTGGGACCACCGGGCGTTCACGCTGGACCGGCGGGACCTGGCCGAGGTGCCGGCGGCGCTGCGCGGGCAGCTGCTGGTGACCGAGCGGGCGGCCGACGGCACCCTGCTCGGCGCCACCGGTGTGCAGATTCCGGGGGTGCTCGACGACGTGTACGCCCCGGCCACCTCCGCCCGGCTCGGCGCGACCTTCACCGGCGGTGTGCCGACCCTGGCGGTCTGGGCGCCGACCGCCCGGACGGTGTCGCTGGAGCTGTTCGACTCGCCCACCGCGACGCCGCGCACGGTGGCGATGCGCCGCGACGACCGCACCGGCGTCTGGTCGGTACGCGGTGCCCGCGACTGGACCGGCGCGTACTACCGCTACCGGGTGCAGGCGTGGCAGCCGGCGGCGCAGCGGCTGGTGACCGCCTCGGTGACCGACCCGTACTCGGTGGCGCTGGCGGCGGACTCCACGCACAGCCAGATCGTCGACCTGACCGACGAGAGGCTGGCCCCGGCCGGCTGGGCGAGGCTGCGCAAGCCGGCGGCGGTGCCCCCGGCCAAGGTGCAGATCTCCGAGCTGTCGGTGCGCGACTTCTCCATCGCCGACCGCACCGTGCCGGCCGACCGGCGGGGCACGTTCCTCGCCTTCACCCACCCGGGCACCGCCGGGATGCGGCACCTGACGGCGATCGCTGACGCCGGGGTGACCCACCTGCACCTGCTGCCCGCGTTCGACTTCGCCACCATCCCGGAGCGGCGGGCCGACCAGCGGCAGCCGGACTGCGACCTGGCGGCCCTGCCGCCGGACTCGGAGCGGCAGCAGGAGTGCGTCGCGGCGGTGCGGGACACCGACGGCTACAACTGGGGGTACGACCCGCTGCACTACACCGTCCCGGAGGGCGGGTACGCCGTCGACCCGGAGGGCGCCCGGCGCACCACCGAGTTCCGGCAGATGGTCGCCGGGGTCAACGCCGCCGGCCTGCGGGTGGTCATGGACGTGGTCTACAACCACACCTCGGCCGCCGGCACCGACCCGAAGTCGGTGCTCGACCAGATCGTCCCCGGCTACTACCACCGGCTGCTCGACGACGGCACGGTGGCCACCTCCACCTGCTGCGCCAACACCGCGCCGGAACACGCCATGATGGGCAAGCTGGTGGTCGACTCGCTGGTCACCTGGGCGAAGGCGTACAAGGTGGACGGTTTCCGCTTCGACCTGATGGGCCACCATCCGAAGGCGAACATCCTGGCGGTGCGCGCCGCGCTGGACCGGCTGACCGTGGCCCGCGACGGGGTGGACGGCAGGGCGATCCTGCTCTACGGCGAGGGCTGGAACTTCGGCGAGGTCGCCGACGACGCCCGGTTCGTGCAGGCGACGCAGGCCAACATGGCCGGCACCGGGATCGGCACGTTCAACGACCGGTTGCGCGACGCGGTACGCGGCGGCGGCCCGTTCGACGACAACCCGCGCCGGCAGGGCTTCGCCTCCGGATTGTTCACCGACCCCAACGGCGACCCGGTCAACGGCCCGGCGGCCGAGCAGCGGGCCCGGTTGCTGCACCAGCACGACCTGGTCAAGGTCGGGCTGGCCGGCAACCTGCGCGGCTACCGGTTCACCGACTCGGCGGGCCGGGCGGTGACCGGCGCCCAGGTCGACTACAACGGCTCACCGGCCGGCTACACGGACGCGCCGGGGGAGTCGGTCACCTACGTCGACGCGCACGACAACGAGATCCTGTACGACGCGCTGGCGTACAAGCTGCCGCAGGCCACCTCGGCCACCGACCGGGCCCGGATGCAGGTGCTCGCCCTGGGCACGGTGGTGATGAGTCAGGGTGCGGGCTTCGTGACCACCGGCACGGAGCGGCTGCGGTCGAAGTCGCTGGACCGCAACTCGTACAACTCGGGGGACTGGTTCAACCAGATCCGCTGGGACTGCACCCAGGGCAACGGGTTCGGCATCGGCCTGCCGGCGGCCGAGGACAACCGGGACAAGTGGCCGTACGCGAAGCCGCTGCTGGCCGATCCGTCGCTGGTGCCGGACTGCGCGGCGGTCGCGCTGACCGACACCCGGTACGCGGAGCTGCTGCGCATCCGGGCCTCCTCGCCGGTCTTCGGGCTGCCCACCGCGCAGGAGGTGCAGCGACGGGTCGCCTTCCCGCTGTCGGGCCGGGACGAGACACCGGGGGTGCTGACCATGACCCTCGACGCCCGTGGCCTCGGCGGCGCGTGGCGGTCGGTGACGGTGGTCTTCAACGCCACCCCGACGGCCGCGACGCAGCGGGTCACCGGGCTGCGCGGGGCGGACGTCACGCTGCATCCGGTGCTGCGTGGGTCGGCCGATCCGGTGTTGCGAACGGCCTCGTTCGAGAAGTCCAGCGGCACGTTCACCGTGCCGGCGCGCAGCGTGGCGGTCTTCGTCCAGCGTTGA